A single genomic interval of Gossypium raimondii isolate GPD5lz chromosome 11, ASM2569854v1, whole genome shotgun sequence harbors:
- the LOC105803807 gene encoding sulfite exporter TauE/SafE family protein 3 produces MGGIQVNLRGLAMVAWILFLVLVMSDVGIAERQLKHKRNQENEETQGLFVRVANFLWQDGKSAYEPVWPEMKFGWKIVVGSIVGFLGAALGSVGGVGGGGIFVPMLSLIIGFDPKSSTAISKCMIMGAAGSTVYYNLRLRHPTLEMPLIDYDLALLFQPMLMLGISIGVALNVMFADWMVTVLLIILFIGTSTKALFKGIDTWKKETMMKKEAAKVESEESKPADGASQDYKPLPSGPGNQTEDEVPLLQNIYWKELSSLVYVWIGFLIVQIIKEYLPTCSVMYWIVTSLQIPIAASVTIFEAICLCKGTRVIASKGKEITNWKMHQILLYCSCGIIAGMVGGLLGLGGGFILGPLFLELGIPPQVASATSTFSMVFSSSMSVVQYYLLDRFPVPYAAYFVLVATIAAIAGQHVVRRIIAVIGRASIIIFILALTIFISAISLGGVGIADMVKKLANKEYMGFENLCKA; encoded by the exons ATGGGTGGCATTCAGGTAAACCTGAGAGGCTTGGCAATGGTAGCATGGATTCTCTTTCTGGTTCTTGTTATGAGCGATGTGGGCATTGCTGAGAGACAACTGAAGCACAAAAGGAACCAAGAAAACGAGGAAACACAGGGACTTTTTGTTAGAGTTGCCAACTTCCTCTGGCAAGATGGGAAGTCTGCCTATGAACCCGTCTGGCCG GAGATGAAGTTTGGTTGGAAAATAGTTGTAGGATCAATTGTTGGATTCCTTGGTGCAGCGTTGGGTAGTGTCGGTGGCGTTGGCGGTGGTGGGATTTTCGTTCCAATGCTCAGTCTCATAATAGGTTTTGACCCCAAGTCTTCCACAGCCATTTCCAAGT GTATGATCATGGGTGCAGCTGGATCAACTGTATACTATAACCTGAGACTTAGGCACCCAACACTGGAAATGCCTCTCATAGATTATGACTTGGCATTGTTATTTCAGCCCATGCTTATGCTTGGAATCAGCATTGGAGTTGCCCTTAATGTCATGTTTGCTGATTGGATGGTCACGGTTCTGCTTATCATTCTCTTCATTG GTACATCAACGAAAGCCTTATTCAAAGGTATAGACACATGGAAGAAAGAGACAATGATGAAAAAG gaagcTGCCAAGGTGGAATCAGAAGAGTCCAAACCAGCTG ATGGAGCTTCTCAAGATTATAAACCATTACCTAGTGGCCCTGGCAACCAGACAGAAGATGAA GTTCCCCTCCTACAAAACATATACTGGAAAGAGTTATCGTCGCTCGTGTATGTATGGATTGGTTTTCTTATTGTGCAGATCATTAAG GAATATCTTCCAACTTGCTCAGTCATGTACTGGATTGTGACCTCCTTGCAG ATACCCATTGCTGCCTCTGTGACAATCTTTGAAGCCATATGCTTATGCAAAGGAACCAGAGTGATTGCATCCAAAGGAAAGGAAATCACAAACTGGAAGATGCATCAGATTCTTCTTTACTGTTCCTGTGGCATAATAGCTGGTATGGTAGGAGGGCTGCTAGGACTAGGAGGTGGCTTCATCTTGGGTCCTTTATTCCTCGAACTGGGGATACCTCCACAG GTAGCTAGTGCAACATCAACGTTTTCTATGGTGTTTTCATCTTCGATGTCAGTTGTACAATATTATCTTCTCGATCGTTTCCCAGTCCCATATG CTGCTTATTTTGTCCTAGTAGCAACAATCGCTGCCATTGCTGGCCAGCATGTGGTCAGAAGGATCATTGCAGTCATCGGAAGAGCATCGATAATAATCTTCATACTAGCTTTGACAATCTTTATCAGCGCAATCAGTTTAG GTGGAGTTGGAATTGCTGATATGGTAAAAAAGCTAGCGAACAAAGAATATATGGGATTCGAGAACCTTTGCAAGGCTTGA